From Pusillibacter faecalis, one genomic window encodes:
- the murG gene encoding undecaprenyldiphospho-muramoylpentapeptide beta-N-acetylglucosaminyltransferase: MEKKLHKMIFTCGGTAGHINPAIALAQLAREKEPTVEILFVGAERGLEKDLVPKAGYHFRTVHISSFHRSFKPHEIKHNLISACNLLRSPREARAILREFQPDVVIGTGGYASFPLVKAAAKAGIPTAVHESNMVPGLTTEMLEPFANRIMVGFESCRKYYKHPQKVAVTGTPVREDFFALTKAQAKEQLGVNDGRPLVVSFWGSLGASGMNQQMVDFLALEAAKEPFHHIHAAGSGNLTALKHALKERGVVLSEHPALDVREYIYDMARVCRAADLVICRAGASTISELTALGVPALMVPSPYVTNNHQEKNARALEESGGAVVLLERECSGQALFQAASGILRDEERRAEMERSMLSLGIRDAGERIWQTVLEIIK; the protein is encoded by the coding sequence ATGGAAAAGAAATTGCATAAAATGATATTTACCTGTGGCGGAACAGCAGGACACATCAACCCGGCCATTGCCCTGGCACAGCTGGCGCGGGAAAAAGAGCCGACTGTGGAGATTCTCTTCGTGGGAGCGGAACGGGGCCTGGAAAAGGACCTGGTGCCAAAGGCGGGGTATCACTTTCGGACCGTTCACATCTCCAGCTTTCACCGCTCCTTCAAGCCCCATGAGATCAAACATAACCTGATTTCCGCCTGCAATCTGCTGCGCTCCCCCCGGGAAGCCCGGGCAATCCTTCGGGAATTTCAGCCCGATGTGGTAATCGGGACTGGAGGCTACGCTTCCTTTCCACTGGTAAAGGCGGCGGCCAAAGCGGGAATTCCCACCGCGGTCCATGAGTCCAACATGGTGCCTGGATTGACTACAGAAATGCTGGAGCCCTTCGCGAACCGGATTATGGTGGGCTTCGAATCCTGCCGGAAGTACTATAAGCACCCTCAGAAAGTGGCAGTGACTGGCACACCGGTACGGGAGGACTTTTTCGCCCTCACCAAGGCGCAGGCCAAGGAACAATTGGGCGTGAATGACGGCCGGCCGCTGGTGGTCTCCTTCTGGGGGTCTCTGGGAGCCTCTGGCATGAACCAGCAGATGGTAGACTTTTTGGCTCTGGAGGCAGCAAAGGAGCCCTTTCACCATATCCACGCGGCTGGGAGCGGGAATTTGACCGCCCTGAAGCACGCGCTGAAAGAGCGTGGTGTAGTATTGTCGGAGCACCCGGCGCTGGATGTGCGGGAATATATTTACGATATGGCCCGGGTCTGCCGAGCGGCGGACCTGGTGATTTGCCGTGCGGGAGCGTCTACGATCAGCGAGCTGACAGCGCTGGGGGTGCCGGCGCTGATGGTCCCATCCCCCTATGTCACCAACAACCACCAGGAGAAAAATGCCAGGGCGCTGGAGGAGTCGGGCGGTGCGGTGGTGCTGCTGGAGCGGGAGTGTTCCGGTCAGGCACTGTTCCAGGCGGCCAGCGGTATTCTGCGGGATGAGGAGCGCCGGGCAGAAATGGAGCGGTCCATGCTGTCGCTGGGAATTCGGGATGCCGGCGAGCGAATTTGGCAGACGGTGCTTGAAATCATCAAGTAA
- a CDS encoding B3/B4 domain-containing protein, whose amino-acid sequence MNISISEEVRARCPEAALGILQYEAQVAPSSSALLELFEHTLRELSECHTLDSIAQIPHIAATRSAYKALGKSPHEYRNAAEAMLRRIVKSNGLYHINNVVEINNLISVSSGYSIGSYDVSQLQGDVILARAGEGVHYEGIGKASVNIEYLPTLCDALGPFGNPTSDSQRAMIQKGRRSILSVLYTFDGKGDLELWLDRFSQLLRQWCGVDTVETRIV is encoded by the coding sequence ATGAACATATCCATTTCCGAAGAGGTCCGCGCCAGATGTCCGGAGGCAGCACTTGGCATTTTACAATATGAGGCCCAGGTGGCGCCCAGCTCTTCCGCTCTGCTGGAGCTCTTTGAACACACCCTGCGGGAGCTCTCTGAATGCCACACCTTGGACAGCATCGCTCAGATCCCCCATATCGCCGCCACCCGCAGCGCCTACAAAGCACTGGGGAAATCTCCCCACGAGTACCGCAACGCGGCGGAGGCCATGCTCCGCCGCATCGTTAAAAGCAACGGTCTGTACCATATCAACAACGTGGTGGAGATCAACAACCTGATCTCCGTCTCCTCCGGCTATTCCATTGGCTCCTATGATGTCTCCCAGCTTCAGGGAGACGTCATCCTGGCGCGGGCCGGTGAGGGCGTCCACTACGAGGGGATCGGAAAGGCCAGTGTCAATATCGAATATCTCCCCACCCTGTGCGATGCACTGGGTCCTTTCGGCAACCCTACCAGCGACAGCCAGCGGGCCATGATTCAAAAAGGCCGCCGGAGCATTCTCAGCGTCTTGTACACCTTTGACGGCAAAGGGGATCTGGAGCTCTGGCTGGATCGGTTTTCCCAGTTGCTGCGGCAGTGGTGTGGTGTTGACACTGTGGAAACTCGAATTGTGTGA
- the ftsW gene encoding putative lipid II flippase FtsW, translated as MSQQRRTYNQRQALSRYEERRRQEEARREMLQRRREKEQESRELAKGPIDLPFCLLVLLLTAVGLVMLLSASFPSAYYTTKNNDPTYYFVRQGVFAVMGVAAMFFIGKINYQRFRGVAKFLLYLSIILLVLVIIPGNPLAVTRNNATRWLGIGDLFTFQPSEIAKVAVVIYFSDSISKKKDQMRSFRYGILPYAIWLVVLGGLVGLEPHLSGAILIMGVGAALMLVGGINWAWVIGAVGAAGAAMYLVLFVIGYNTSRITYWLNPWADAQGAGWQLSQSLITIGSGGLWGVGLGKSRQKFLYLPEEHNDFIFAIICEELGLIGASIIMLLFAALILRGYWIALHARDRFGSLLVVGITTLVAMQTFLNIGVVTGLLPTTGISLPFFSYGGTALSIQLAEMGIVLSVSRQMRPTRAG; from the coding sequence ATGAGCCAGCAGCGCAGAACATACAACCAGCGGCAGGCGCTGAGCCGCTATGAAGAGCGCCGGCGCCAAGAGGAGGCCCGACGGGAGATGCTCCAGCGGCGTCGGGAAAAGGAGCAAGAGAGCCGGGAACTGGCAAAGGGTCCCATTGATCTGCCTTTTTGCCTGTTGGTGCTGTTGCTGACGGCGGTAGGCCTTGTGATGCTGCTCTCCGCCAGCTTTCCCTCCGCCTACTATACCACGAAAAACAACGACCCAACCTACTACTTTGTGCGTCAGGGCGTCTTTGCCGTCATGGGGGTGGCGGCCATGTTTTTCATCGGCAAGATCAATTACCAGCGCTTCCGGGGCGTTGCAAAATTTTTGCTATACCTCTCCATCATTTTGCTGGTATTGGTCATTATTCCCGGCAACCCTCTGGCAGTGACCCGCAATAATGCCACTCGCTGGCTGGGAATTGGCGATTTGTTCACCTTCCAACCATCGGAGATTGCGAAAGTGGCGGTGGTGATTTATTTCTCCGACAGTATTTCCAAGAAAAAGGACCAGATGCGTAGCTTTCGCTATGGGATTCTGCCCTATGCCATCTGGCTGGTGGTGCTGGGAGGTCTGGTGGGCTTGGAACCACATCTCTCTGGCGCCATTTTGATCATGGGCGTAGGGGCTGCGCTGATGCTGGTGGGAGGTATCAATTGGGCCTGGGTCATCGGTGCCGTTGGCGCTGCCGGTGCCGCGATGTATCTGGTGTTGTTTGTCATCGGCTACAATACCTCTCGGATCACTTACTGGCTGAACCCGTGGGCGGATGCCCAGGGAGCGGGCTGGCAGCTATCCCAGAGCCTGATTACCATCGGCTCCGGAGGGCTGTGGGGTGTAGGCTTGGGCAAAAGCCGACAAAAATTCCTCTACCTGCCCGAGGAACACAATGATTTTATTTTCGCGATTATCTGTGAGGAGCTGGGACTGATTGGCGCCAGCATCATCATGTTGTTGTTTGCGGCGCTGATTCTCCGGGGTTACTGGATCGCCCTGCACGCGCGCGACCGGTTTGGAAGTCTTCTGGTGGTTGGTATTACCACACTGGTGGCTATGCAGACCTTTTTGAATATTGGTGTGGTGACGGGACTACTGCCCACCACGGGAATCTCCCTACCCTTTTTCAGCTATGGCGGTACCGCGCTGTCCATTCAGCTGGCGGAGATGGGAATTGTCCTGTCGGTATCCAGGCAGATGCGTCCGACAAGGGCAGGATAG
- a CDS encoding LysR family transcriptional regulator, giving the protein MEFKQIQCFVAAAETLNFTTAAERMYLSQPSLSRHIQNLEDELGLQLFIRDRKHVTLTPSGLHLLPVAREICAASARFLVSAKNLLEGDRGFLKVGYQGSARVVLSPILDRFFKHYPNVQVSVEELGARQLIQHLSTGGLDLGIAYSLIREGSPYSGELLSRTIFVDQMALFLGKGALQGYIAGGQELRLRDFSRETFLQISRIENPSYFELLQTLYRQRNFYPANLMETNRLETLMTLVQLEHGVSLLPEKATLAYHPDACCVSLADIRVPMPIEAMWRPQNTNPCLALFRGFFPSGAHSRER; this is encoded by the coding sequence ATGGAGTTCAAGCAAATCCAGTGCTTTGTAGCAGCCGCTGAAACGCTCAACTTCACCACGGCCGCGGAACGTATGTATCTCTCTCAGCCATCGCTCAGCCGGCATATTCAAAACCTGGAGGACGAATTGGGCCTGCAGCTGTTCATCAGAGACCGCAAACACGTCACTCTGACGCCCAGCGGCCTCCACTTGCTGCCAGTTGCCCGTGAAATTTGTGCCGCCAGCGCCAGATTTCTGGTCTCCGCCAAAAACCTGCTGGAGGGGGACCGCGGCTTTCTCAAGGTGGGATATCAGGGTTCCGCCCGTGTGGTGCTCTCTCCCATTCTGGATCGCTTTTTCAAACACTATCCCAACGTGCAGGTCTCCGTAGAAGAACTGGGGGCGCGCCAGTTGATCCAGCATCTCTCTACAGGAGGTCTGGACCTGGGCATTGCCTATTCCCTGATCCGTGAGGGCTCGCCCTACAGTGGGGAATTGCTCAGCCGGACCATCTTTGTAGATCAAATGGCCCTTTTCCTGGGAAAAGGCGCTTTGCAGGGCTATATAGCAGGCGGTCAGGAGCTGAGGCTGCGGGACTTCAGCCGGGAGACCTTTCTTCAAATCAGCAGGATTGAAAATCCCAGCTATTTCGAGCTGCTGCAGACACTCTACCGTCAGCGGAATTTTTATCCTGCCAATCTGATGGAAACCAACCGCTTAGAGACTCTGATGACTCTTGTTCAGCTGGAGCATGGCGTCTCCCTACTGCCGGAAAAGGCGACTCTGGCCTATCATCCCGATGCCTGCTGCGTCTCTCTGGCCGATATTCGTGTCCCCATGCCTATTGAGGCCATGTGGCGCCCGCAAAACACCAACCCCTGCCTTGCGCTCTTCCGTGGCTTTTTCCCCAGCGGTGCCCACAGTCGGGAGAGATAA
- a CDS encoding UDP-N-acetylmuramoyl-L-alanyl-D-glutamate--2,6-diaminopimelate ligase has translation MKLRELLQGIPVIFATADLDLEIRQVSYDSRTTQPGDLFVAMAGFATDGHTFIGKAVEAGAAAVLCERPPKESIPYIQVRDSRRSLAVLGANFYGHPAADMTMIGVTGTNGKTTTTYLLKSILEQARGAKVGLIGTNQNMIGEEVLPTERTTPESFALQGLLARMRDAGCTHVVMEVSSHALALDRVYGIHYAVGIFTNLTQDHLDFHKTMEEYCDAKALLFQACDVGVVNADDPWTERLLRRATCRVYTYAEQERADLRAEGVCLSADHVAFRAVTESEKVPVQVNIPGGFMVYNTLDVLGAALQLGVPIGQSAGILAKVPHVKGRVEVVPTPGKDYTVLIDYAHSPDSLTNVLSSVRGFAKGRTIALFGCGGDRDKTKRPKMGRAAARSADFLVVTTDNPRTERPGDIIADILPGLAGSDTPYVVVEDRVEAIHYCLDHALTGDVIVLCGKGHETYQEIDHVKHHMDEREIVAEYLKAQT, from the coding sequence ATGAAGCTCAGAGAACTCTTACAGGGAATCCCTGTCATATTTGCCACAGCGGATTTGGATTTGGAGATTCGGCAGGTCAGCTATGACTCCCGAACCACCCAGCCCGGGGACCTTTTTGTGGCCATGGCTGGCTTCGCCACAGACGGTCACACCTTTATCGGAAAGGCCGTGGAGGCTGGAGCCGCGGCGGTGCTGTGTGAGCGGCCGCCAAAGGAATCTATTCCCTATATCCAGGTGAGGGATTCCCGCCGGTCTCTGGCGGTGCTGGGGGCAAATTTTTACGGGCATCCTGCGGCGGATATGACGATGATTGGCGTCACCGGCACCAACGGCAAGACGACCACCACTTATCTTCTCAAGTCCATTTTGGAGCAGGCCCGCGGCGCCAAGGTGGGATTGATCGGCACCAATCAGAATATGATTGGAGAGGAGGTCCTGCCCACGGAGCGGACCACGCCGGAGTCCTTTGCGCTGCAGGGGCTGCTGGCACGGATGCGGGATGCAGGATGCACCCATGTGGTGATGGAGGTCTCCTCCCATGCCCTGGCGCTGGACCGGGTATACGGTATCCACTACGCAGTGGGCATCTTCACCAATCTGACCCAGGATCATCTGGACTTTCACAAAACCATGGAGGAATACTGTGATGCCAAGGCGCTGCTGTTCCAAGCCTGTGACGTGGGCGTTGTAAACGCCGACGATCCCTGGACGGAGCGGCTGCTGCGGCGCGCGACCTGCCGGGTTTATACCTATGCGGAGCAGGAGCGGGCCGACCTGCGGGCTGAGGGGGTTTGCCTGAGCGCGGACCACGTGGCCTTCCGTGCGGTGACAGAGAGCGAAAAAGTTCCGGTCCAGGTCAACATTCCTGGCGGATTCATGGTATATAATACTCTGGATGTGCTGGGAGCGGCTCTGCAGCTGGGAGTCCCCATTGGGCAGAGCGCCGGGATTCTGGCAAAGGTCCCTCACGTGAAGGGGCGGGTGGAGGTGGTTCCCACCCCAGGAAAGGATTATACGGTCCTGATTGACTATGCCCATAGTCCGGACAGTTTGACCAATGTGCTCTCGTCGGTGCGGGGGTTTGCAAAGGGGCGGACCATTGCCCTGTTTGGCTGCGGCGGTGACAGGGATAAAACGAAACGGCCCAAGATGGGGCGGGCAGCCGCCCGGTCCGCAGATTTTCTGGTGGTTACAACGGATAATCCGCGGACAGAACGGCCTGGCGATATCATTGCCGACATCCTGCCGGGTCTTGCGGGGAGCGACACGCCCTATGTGGTGGTGGAGGACCGAGTGGAGGCGATTCACTACTGTCTGGACCACGCCCTGACAGGGGATGTCATCGTTCTGTGCGGCAAGGGCCACGAGACCTACCAGGAGATCGACCATGTCAAGCACCACATGGATGAACGGGAAATTGTGGCGGAGTATTTGAAGGCACAGACATGA
- a CDS encoding M24 family metallopeptidase, whose amino-acid sequence MSTRVDRLREEMRRQEIGLALILGHENMFYYSNYKAIIYSRQIIITVDEKRVSAIVPGLEEDHAKAHATVDQVLVYYEHPEKVAQGGSYQYFLDGMLAELPKGARVGVELGAIPMGMALYIQNQGFTLCDIGTFIQHERYIKSAEEIAMMEKAGDLVSKAMAASLEQVRPGVTEMDMDQFGNALIMEETPRLYPGATLDIFVMSPGGLARTNMPHVFSNTRKYQENEIVLHSRQVGLDGYRAEIERTFFLGKPSDKQREVFRVMTEAQQTMLDGIRPGMTAGEADALGRRVIQKAGLGEYSNHRCGHGIGLGLHEEPYLRFDNDLVLEEGMSFSIEPGIYIPELGGFRHSDTVILTKGGSRKITQCKRELEELIF is encoded by the coding sequence GTGTCAACACGAGTCGACAGGCTGCGGGAGGAAATGCGCAGACAGGAGATTGGCCTTGCGCTGATTTTGGGACATGAAAACATGTTCTATTACAGCAATTACAAGGCTATCATTTACTCCCGCCAGATCATCATTACGGTGGACGAAAAGCGGGTCAGCGCCATTGTTCCCGGCCTGGAGGAGGACCATGCCAAGGCTCATGCCACGGTGGACCAGGTTCTCGTCTACTATGAGCACCCGGAAAAGGTGGCTCAGGGCGGCAGCTATCAATACTTCCTGGACGGCATGCTGGCGGAGTTGCCCAAGGGTGCCCGTGTCGGTGTGGAGTTGGGAGCTATCCCCATGGGCATGGCTCTTTACATCCAAAACCAGGGGTTTACCCTGTGCGATATCGGCACTTTTATCCAGCATGAGCGCTACATCAAAAGCGCTGAGGAGATCGCCATGATGGAAAAGGCAGGCGACCTTGTCAGCAAGGCCATGGCCGCGAGCCTGGAACAGGTCCGCCCAGGCGTCACAGAGATGGATATGGACCAGTTTGGCAACGCCTTGATTATGGAGGAGACTCCGCGGCTCTACCCGGGTGCCACGCTGGACATCTTCGTGATGTCTCCCGGCGGGCTGGCCCGCACCAACATGCCTCATGTATTCTCCAATACCCGGAAATATCAGGAGAATGAGATCGTGCTTCACAGCCGTCAGGTGGGGCTGGACGGCTATCGGGCAGAGATTGAGAGGACATTCTTCCTGGGAAAGCCTTCCGACAAACAGCGGGAGGTATTCCGGGTGATGACCGAGGCTCAGCAGACCATGCTGGACGGCATCCGGCCCGGTATGACCGCTGGCGAAGCGGATGCTCTGGGCCGCCGGGTGATCCAGAAAGCGGGGCTCGGAGAATACTCCAACCACCGCTGTGGACACGGCATCGGCCTGGGGCTGCATGAGGAACCCTATCTGCGGTTTGACAATGACCTGGTCCTGGAGGAGGGCATGTCTTTCTCCATTGAGCCAGGCATCTATATTCCAGAGCTTGGCGGTTTCCGCCACTCTGACACCGTGATTCTGACCAAGGGCGGCAGCCGAAAGATTACCCAGTGCAAGCGGGAACTGGAGGAGCTAATTTTCTGA
- the mraY gene encoding phospho-N-acetylmuramoyl-pentapeptide-transferase — protein sequence MEIILLAFAVSFVLTLVIGRFVLAELRKLKAGQEIRADGPTWHKSKAGTPTMGGVMFILGVGITIFILGWGYMLEGQFTHLYIYLFALVFGMIGFVDDYRKVRQHQNEGLTAKQKFILQLAAAVLFLSLMRYEGLLSNELYVPFFNVAFTLNWILYLIFAAFVIVGCVNAVNLTDGVDGLATGVTFVVMVFFTVTGVLWSEHGMQALFPAAMAGGLMAFFLYNHHPAKVFMGDTGSLFLGGAVAALGFTFGTPLILIPVGVVYIAETLSDIIQVAYFKATHGKRFFKMAPLHHHLELSGWSETKLVVVFSGITAVCCVLAYLGVRARY from the coding sequence ATGGAAATCATATTGCTGGCGTTTGCGGTCAGCTTTGTACTGACATTGGTGATTGGACGGTTTGTACTGGCAGAGCTGCGCAAGCTTAAGGCGGGACAGGAGATTCGTGCAGACGGTCCAACCTGGCACAAATCAAAGGCGGGAACTCCGACCATGGGCGGCGTCATGTTCATCCTGGGTGTTGGAATCACGATTTTTATCTTGGGCTGGGGATATATGTTGGAGGGGCAATTCACCCATCTGTATATTTATCTCTTTGCCTTGGTGTTTGGCATGATCGGTTTTGTGGATGACTACCGCAAGGTACGCCAGCATCAGAACGAGGGGTTGACGGCCAAACAGAAATTTATTTTGCAGCTTGCGGCGGCGGTTCTCTTTTTGAGCCTGATGCGCTATGAGGGATTGCTGAGCAATGAGCTCTATGTGCCCTTTTTCAACGTTGCCTTTACGCTGAATTGGATTCTCTACCTGATTTTCGCGGCCTTTGTCATTGTGGGCTGTGTCAACGCCGTGAACCTGACAGACGGTGTGGATGGTCTGGCAACAGGAGTGACCTTTGTCGTCATGGTATTCTTTACAGTGACGGGCGTACTGTGGAGCGAGCATGGGATGCAGGCACTGTTCCCGGCGGCAATGGCGGGTGGCCTTATGGCCTTTTTCCTGTATAACCATCATCCTGCCAAGGTCTTTATGGGAGACACAGGAAGCCTGTTTCTCGGCGGAGCGGTGGCGGCACTGGGCTTTACCTTTGGCACGCCGCTGATCCTGATTCCGGTGGGCGTCGTCTATATTGCGGAGACGCTATCGGATATCATTCAGGTGGCCTATTTCAAAGCGACCCACGGCAAGCGCTTTTTCAAAATGGCACCGCTGCATCACCATTTGGAGCTATCCGGGTGGAGCGAGACAAAGCTAGTAGTGGTGTTTTCCGGTATTACGGCTGTGTGCTGTGTGCTGGCGTACCTAGGGGTGCGGGCGAGATATTGA
- a CDS encoding UDP-N-acetylglucosamine 1-carboxyvinyltransferase codes for MSQLLLKGGRHLDGEVQIQGAKNSVLPILAATLLTGDAVELKNCPRLKDVDASVRILQTLGCDAHWEAEKLTVNAAQLSSCAISDTLMREMRSSAIFLGAILARCGRAEISYPGGCEA; via the coding sequence ATGAGCCAGCTTTTGTTGAAAGGCGGCAGGCATTTGGACGGCGAGGTACAGATACAAGGGGCGAAAAACAGTGTGCTGCCGATCCTGGCGGCCACACTGCTGACGGGGGACGCTGTGGAACTGAAAAATTGCCCCCGGCTGAAGGACGTGGATGCCTCGGTGCGGATTTTACAGACCCTTGGCTGCGACGCCCACTGGGAGGCGGAGAAGCTGACGGTAAACGCCGCGCAGCTCAGCAGCTGTGCAATCTCGGACACGCTGATGCGGGAGATGCGCTCCTCTGCCATTTTCCTGGGGGCAATCTTGGCCCGGTGCGGCCGGGCGGAGATCAGCTACCCTGGTGGGTGCGAAGCGTGA
- a CDS encoding HAD-IA family hydrolase → MEKKRLVPKAITFDVYGTLIDWEGEIRKYFSDFMASKGITSATPYQVQQRWEEVQFEYIKTYRPYRQVLKDTMALTCQEFGFDFTEEDCVAFSESMAHWKAFPDTVEAIKELRKYTKCVMLTNTDKDIAPATLSNAGIEVDGIVTAEDAGCYKPNHGGFLLSQKLLGLTADEMMHAGFGFKYDVIPGNQLGYRTIWVNRQGIVRPIDGVSGELLQYCKEDILCGDLQTLAYIIKGMHQTDVENGFAD, encoded by the coding sequence ATGGAAAAGAAGAGGTTGGTTCCCAAGGCAATTACCTTTGACGTATACGGCACCCTGATTGACTGGGAGGGGGAAATCCGGAAGTATTTCTCGGATTTTATGGCCTCCAAGGGCATCACCAGCGCCACGCCGTATCAGGTTCAGCAGCGCTGGGAAGAGGTGCAGTTCGAGTACATCAAGACCTACCGGCCCTACCGCCAGGTCCTTAAGGATACCATGGCCCTCACCTGCCAGGAATTCGGCTTTGATTTTACCGAGGAGGACTGCGTTGCCTTCTCTGAGTCCATGGCGCACTGGAAGGCATTCCCCGACACGGTGGAGGCGATCAAGGAGCTGCGCAAGTATACCAAGTGCGTCATGCTGACCAACACAGATAAGGATATCGCTCCCGCGACCTTGTCCAATGCCGGCATTGAGGTGGATGGAATTGTCACCGCAGAGGACGCGGGCTGCTATAAGCCCAATCACGGCGGCTTCCTGCTCTCCCAAAAGCTTTTGGGCCTGACTGCCGATGAGATGATGCATGCAGGCTTTGGTTTCAAGTATGACGTGATTCCTGGCAACCAGCTGGGGTATCGCACCATCTGGGTGAACCGGCAGGGCATCGTCCGTCCTATTGACGGCGTCAGCGGAGAACTGCTGCAGTACTGCAAGGAGGATATTCTCTGTGGCGATCTGCAAACGCTGGCCTATATCATCAAGGGCATGCACCAGACCGATGTGGAAAACGGCTTTGCCGATTGA
- a CDS encoding LysR family transcriptional regulator: MENSRYKAFVASVETGSFSKAAEKINYTPSGVCQLVNALEKELGFPLLIRDKKGVRPTSDGETVLLAVRDLLQQEDRLSQISAEIRGLNIGNITISAYSSIATHWLPSVIKNFQEAYPRIHIRMMEGIRQENIKWLEEKVVDLAFCSYEEPMEYDWIPLAEDPMVAVLPADHPLAHSPSYPLANCQYEKFIMPALGQDDDVTALFRRHHLSPQIAFTTLENFAATALIEQGMGMSIMNSLITQRWQFHVAKLPLSPPQSITLGIALPSLRQASPAVKRFVNYAVQRLDKLSAP; this comes from the coding sequence ATGGAGAACTCCAGATACAAGGCATTTGTTGCGTCTGTGGAAACCGGCAGCTTTTCCAAGGCGGCCGAGAAGATCAACTATACCCCCTCCGGCGTGTGCCAGCTGGTCAACGCGCTGGAAAAAGAGCTGGGCTTTCCGCTTTTGATCCGGGATAAAAAAGGGGTTCGCCCCACCTCTGATGGGGAGACTGTGCTGCTGGCCGTGCGAGACCTGCTGCAGCAGGAGGACCGTCTCAGCCAGATTTCCGCGGAAATCCGAGGACTGAATATCGGCAATATCACCATCAGCGCCTATTCTAGCATCGCCACCCACTGGCTTCCCTCTGTCATCAAGAATTTTCAGGAGGCCTATCCCCGCATCCATATCCGCATGATGGAGGGAATTCGTCAGGAAAACATCAAATGGCTGGAGGAAAAGGTGGTGGATCTGGCCTTTTGCAGCTATGAGGAGCCCATGGAGTATGACTGGATTCCCCTGGCGGAGGACCCGATGGTGGCGGTGCTGCCCGCAGACCACCCGCTGGCCCACAGTCCCTCCTATCCCCTGGCAAACTGCCAGTATGAGAAATTCATCATGCCCGCCCTGGGGCAGGACGACGACGTGACAGCTCTCTTCCGCCGCCACCATCTCTCTCCTCAAATCGCTTTTACCACGCTTGAAAACTTTGCAGCCACCGCCCTGATTGAGCAAGGCATGGGGATGAGCATTATGAACAGCCTCATTACCCAGCGCTGGCAGTTCCATGTCGCCAAGCTCCCCCTCTCTCCGCCTCAGTCCATTACGCTGGGCATTGCACTCCCCTCTTTGCGTCAGGCGTCTCCCGCCGTCAAGCGCTTTGTTAATTATGCGGTGCAGCGGCTGGACAAGCTATCCGCGCCATAA